The following are from one region of the Nitrospirota bacterium genome:
- a CDS encoding DUF4258 domain-containing protein produces MTSKEKEQFIRQRASEHIPALNEKIFWSLHAVKKLRIESLRKAEVENSLKGCIIVEDYPLESRPLPDCLVLGFAGSAPVHVVVAIDRDFDRILIVTVYRPSAERWEDDWKKRKRQN; encoded by the coding sequence ATGACATCCAAAGAAAAAGAACAGTTTATAAGACAGAGGGCGAGTGAACATATCCCTGCTCTTAATGAGAAGATATTCTGGTCATTGCATGCAGTTAAGAAACTAAGAATTGAAAGTTTAAGGAAAGCAGAGGTGGAAAATTCTCTGAAGGGATGTATAATAGTGGAGGATTACCCTTTAGAGAGTAGACCGCTTCCTGATTGTCTGGTGCTTGGATTTGCTGGCTCTGCTCCTGTTCATGTAGTTGTAGCAATAGACAGAGATTTTGATAGAATATTAATAGTAACGGTCTACAGACCGTCTGCTGAGAGGTGGGAAGATGATTGGAAAAAAAGGAAAAGACAAAATTAA
- a CDS encoding DUF433 domain-containing protein: MPNPFNRITVNPEVCMGQPTIRGMRITVAFVLKLLASGMKREEILKAYPELEEEDILQAIEYAAWLAEEYHRPIPAHAE; the protein is encoded by the coding sequence ATGCCTAATCCATTTAATCGTATAACTGTCAATCCAGAGGTCTGCATGGGGCAACCCACCATCAGGGGGATGCGTATTACTGTTGCTTTTGTTCTTAAATTGCTGGCTTCTGGCATGAAGCGCGAAGAAATCCTGAAGGCATATCCTGAACTTGAAGAAGAAGACATTCTTCAGGCTATTGAGTATGCAGCATGGCTTGCAGAAGAGTATCATCGTCCTATCCCTGCCCATGCTGAATAA
- a CDS encoding phenylalanine--tRNA ligase subunit beta codes for MLISLEWLKEFISLNIDPHEIAHILTMAGLEVEAIEAVDADYVFEVNVTPNRPDCLSIHGIARELSAITGRPIMFPESDIKESRRFGTVCEFDIAIKDVLLCKRYAGRVIRDVTVSASPDWLKRRLEKCGLRHINNVVDITNYVLLELGHPLHAFDLDTLRGGIINVSIAHKGQSIVTLDGVQRKLPEESLLIWDKEMPVAIAGIMGGKDTEVTSSTKNIFLESAWFEPSSVRRTSKTLGLSSESSYRFERGADIEMIETALNRATFLISKLTGGQIQRKIDVYPERFIPKEIMVNCDKVNRVLGVEIPLHEMAEILKRLNLTIKEDKKHLKITPPSYRLDIERDSDVIEEIARLYGYQRIPSSLPKSLIGGKGVDRKSQLIAKLKQALRMFGFNEAINYSFMNSQYLDTLNIPLDDIKQRAVKIKNPLRKEDSLLRTTLIPSLIENLIHNLSHGIRYVSMFEMSVVFEDTAEALPHEPLHLSGIYYKEKTPSLWKDVAEDFYHVKGALESIFEELKIKGYSFLPSTEPFLHGGKSADVLLMNEKIGFIGALSPDVVEKLNIKPKADLIVFELNMDKLFALVSETVSYEPIPRFPCIERDIALVVDDLLRAGDIEHLIKTYPSEFIEEVSVFDSYKGRNIPDGKKSLAFSIRYRAKDKTLKDEEVENIHQSLVNYLIQKTGGGLRTS; via the coding sequence ATGCTAATTTCACTTGAATGGCTTAAGGAATTCATCAGCCTAAATATCGACCCTCATGAGATAGCCCACATCCTCACAATGGCTGGGCTTGAGGTCGAGGCAATAGAGGCAGTTGATGCCGATTATGTCTTTGAGGTCAATGTTACTCCTAACAGGCCTGACTGCCTGAGCATCCATGGCATTGCACGGGAGCTTTCAGCCATAACTGGAAGACCTATAATGTTTCCTGAGTCTGATATAAAGGAATCCCGACGCTTCGGGACTGTATGCGAGTTTGATATTGCAATAAAAGATGTATTGCTCTGTAAACGATATGCAGGAAGGGTCATAAGGGATGTAACAGTATCCGCCTCTCCTGATTGGCTCAAAAGGAGGCTTGAAAAATGCGGACTAAGGCATATAAACAATGTCGTTGACATAACAAACTATGTCCTTCTTGAGCTTGGGCATCCACTTCATGCCTTTGACCTCGACACACTAAGGGGCGGAATTATTAATGTCAGCATAGCTCATAAAGGACAAAGTATTGTCACATTAGATGGCGTCCAAAGAAAACTTCCAGAGGAAAGCCTCCTCATATGGGATAAGGAAATGCCTGTTGCCATAGCAGGCATTATGGGAGGAAAAGACACAGAGGTAACAAGCTCAACAAAAAATATCTTTCTTGAAAGTGCATGGTTTGAGCCTTCCTCGGTTAGAAGGACATCGAAAACCTTGGGCTTAAGTTCAGAGTCGTCATACAGGTTTGAAAGAGGCGCTGACATAGAGATGATTGAGACTGCACTTAACAGGGCGACATTTTTAATAAGCAAACTAACAGGAGGACAGATTCAAAGGAAAATAGATGTCTACCCCGAAAGGTTTATACCTAAAGAGATTATGGTTAACTGTGATAAGGTAAACAGGGTTTTAGGAGTAGAAATCCCTCTGCATGAAATGGCAGAGATTCTCAAAAGGCTTAACCTTACTATAAAGGAAGACAAAAAACATCTCAAGATTACCCCTCCTTCATACAGGCTCGATATAGAAAGGGACTCTGATGTGATTGAAGAGATAGCAAGGCTTTATGGCTACCAAAGGATACCATCGAGCCTACCTAAATCTCTTATAGGAGGAAAGGGTGTTGACAGAAAATCTCAACTCATAGCAAAACTAAAACAGGCACTCAGAATGTTCGGGTTCAATGAGGCAATAAACTATAGCTTTATGAACAGTCAGTATCTTGACACCCTGAATATCCCTTTGGATGATATAAAACAAAGGGCTGTTAAGATAAAAAACCCCTTAAGAAAAGAGGACTCGCTCTTAAGGACAACCCTCATACCCTCGCTCATTGAAAACCTCATCCACAACCTCTCGCATGGCATTAGGTATGTTTCGATGTTTGAGATGTCAGTGGTCTTCGAGGACACTGCCGAGGCATTGCCCCATGAGCCTTTACATCTATCAGGCATTTACTACAAGGAGAAAACCCCATCTTTATGGAAGGATGTGGCAGAGGACTTCTATCATGTCAAAGGAGCATTAGAGTCCATTTTCGAGGAGCTTAAGATTAAAGGGTATTCGTTTTTGCCCTCCACAGAGCCTTTCCTTCATGGAGGGAAATCAGCAGATGTTCTCCTGATGAATGAAAAAATTGGCTTTATAGGAGCATTGTCGCCTGATGTAGTTGAGAAGTTAAATATCAAACCAAAGGCTGACCTCATAGTCTTTGAATTAAACATGGATAAATTATTTGCCTTAGTTTCAGAGACTGTCTCCTATGAGCCAATACCAAGGTTTCCTTGCATAGAGCGTGACATTGCCCTTGTCGTGGATGACTTACTAAGGGCAGGCGATATAGAGCATCTCATAAAGACATATCCCTCTGAGTTCATAGAAGAGGTCTCTGTATTTGATTCTTATAAGGGTAGAAATATACCTGATGGGAAAAAGAGCCTTGCCTTTAGTATAAGGTATAGGGCAAAGGATAAAACCCTTAAGGACGAAGAGGTCGAGAATATTCATCAGAGCCTCGTAAATTATCTTATTCAGAAGACAGGCGGAGGGTTACGAACCTCTTGA
- a CDS encoding type II toxin-antitoxin system MqsA family antitoxin, which translates to MIGKKGKDKIKRCPLCGSEMHEGITTIPFLVGEKVAVIKDVPAELCSDCGEAYMKSSVVDKIESLLDRLDELHSEMSVVHYEAV; encoded by the coding sequence ATGATTGGAAAAAAAGGAAAAGACAAAATTAAAAGATGTCCTTTATGCGGTAGTGAGATGCATGAGGGGATTACTACTATTCCATTTTTAGTGGGTGAAAAGGTTGCGGTCATCAAAGATGTACCTGCGGAGCTCTGCTCAGACTGTGGTGAGGCATATATGAAAAGCAGTGTGGTAGATAAAATTGAGTCTCTACTTGATAGACTGGATGAGCTCCATTCTGAAATGTCAGTTGTCCATTACGAAGCTGTATGA
- a CDS encoding D-tyrosyl-tRNA(Tyr) deacylase: MKALIQRVLEADVSVQCKVIACIQKGILVFLGIERGDTMEDLHYILKKVSNLRIFEDSNGKMNLSVKDINASALVVSEFTLLADTKKGNRPSFEKAEDPKMAKEIYEVFIERLKAMGIKTEEGRFGAIMNVRLINDGPVTITIDSRGS, translated from the coding sequence ATGAAGGCATTAATACAGAGGGTCTTAGAAGCAGATGTCAGTGTCCAATGTAAGGTAATTGCCTGTATCCAAAAAGGAATACTCGTTTTCTTAGGAATAGAAAGAGGCGATACAATGGAAGACCTCCACTACATCCTGAAGAAGGTTTCTAATCTCAGGATTTTCGAGGATTCTAATGGAAAGATGAACCTCTCGGTAAAGGATATAAATGCCAGTGCATTGGTTGTTTCAGAGTTCACATTGCTTGCAGACACTAAGAAAGGGAATCGTCCTTCTTTTGAAAAGGCAGAAGACCCTAAAATGGCAAAAGAAATCTATGAGGTCTTTATAGAAAGGCTTAAAGCTATGGGGATTAAAACAGAAGAAGGACGATTCGGGGCGATTATGAATGTAAGGCTTATAAACGATGGGCCTGTAACGATAACTATCGACTCAAGAGGTTCGTAA
- a CDS encoding DUF2283 domain-containing protein, with product MKIRYFSDTDTALIEFSNVSVVETKEISENLYIDLDEKGNLVSMTIEHAKEKAGMSEVSFLQMEKTGA from the coding sequence ATGAAAATTCGATATTTCTCAGATACAGACACAGCGTTGATTGAGTTTTCAAATGTTTCTGTCGTTGAGACAAAAGAAATATCAGAAAATCTCTACATTGACTTGGATGAAAAGGGCAATCTTGTAAGCATGACAATTGAACATGCGAAAGAAAAAGCGGGAATGTCAGAAGTTTCTTTTCTACAAATGGAAAAGACAGGTGCCTAA